The following are encoded in a window of Acidimicrobiia bacterium genomic DNA:
- a CDS encoding multicopper oxidase domain-containing protein: DGHPMHIHEVAFEVVNRQDIFVNEATQEVQVVPGSVPALPEPWETGYKDTVIAYPGQVTRVRAQFNTPGQFVWHCHIVEHEDNEMMRPFRIGPVQPGQPT, encoded by the coding sequence CGACGGCCACCCCATGCACATCCACGAGGTGGCCTTCGAGGTCGTCAACCGCCAGGACATCTTCGTGAACGAGGCCACCCAGGAGGTCCAGGTGGTGCCCGGGTCGGTACCGGCGCTGCCTGAGCCCTGGGAGACCGGGTACAAGGACACCGTGATCGCCTACCCGGGGCAGGTGACCCGGGTGCGGGCACAGTTCAACACTCCGGGCCAGTTCGTCTGGCACTGCCACATCGTCGAGCACGAGGACAACGAGATGATGCGGCCCTTCCGGATCGGCCCCGTGCAGCCGGGTCAGCCTACGTAG